In Ochotona princeps isolate mOchPri1 chromosome 22, mOchPri1.hap1, whole genome shotgun sequence, the following are encoded in one genomic region:
- the RBBP9 gene encoding serine hydrolase RBBP9: MASPSKAVIVPGNGGGDVATHGWYGWVKKRLEQIPGFQCLAKNMPDPFTARESIWLPFMETELHCDERTIIIGHSSGAIAAMRYAETHQVYAVVLVSAYTSDLGDENERASGYFSRPWQWEKIKANCPVIVQFGSTDDPFLPWKEQQEVADRLDAKLYQFSDRGHFQNTEFPELIDAVRSMLKMSE, translated from the exons ATGGCTTCTCCTAGCAAAGCAGTGATTGTTCCTGGAAACGGAGGCGGAGACGTGGCCACCCATGGCTGGTACGGCTGGGTGAAGAAGAGGCTGGAGCAG ATTCCTGGTTTCCAGTGTTTGGCTAAAAACATGCCTGATCCAT TTACAGCTCGAGAGAGCATCTGGCTGCCCTTCATGGAGACAGAACTGCACTGTGACGAGAGGACCATCATCATTGGCCACAGCTCCGGGGCCATCGCGGCCATGAG GTATGCAGAAACACATCAAGTGTATGCTGTTGTACTCGTGTCTGCCTACACGTCAGACTTGGGGGATGAAAATGAGCGTGCAAGTG GATACTTCAGCCGTCCCTGGCAGTGGGAGAAGATCAAAGCCAACTGTCCTGTCATCGTGCAGTTTGGCTCCACAGATGACCCTTTCCTGCCCTGGAAAGAACAGCAAGAAGTGGCCGACAGGTTGGACGCCAAACTATACCAATTCAGTGACCGCGGCCactttcagaacacggagttcccTGAGCTGATTGACGCAGTCAGGTCTATGCTCAAGATGTCAGAATAG